The Sinomicrobium kalidii genome contains a region encoding:
- the menD gene encoding 2-succinyl-5-enolpyruvyl-6-hydroxy-3-cyclohexene-1-carboxylic-acid synthase, with translation MIYPKIPLAQAVLQLCKTKNITEIVISPGSRNAPLTIGFTHDDFFNCYSITDERCAAFFALGMAQQNRKPTALVCTSGSALLNYYPAVCEAFYSDIPLVVISADRPAYKIDIGDGQTIRQQNVFANHILFSANLRENDREYNEEQVQRAIHTAVEKKGPVHINVPFEEPLYEVVDMPGTPITLWEPEPGDEKQDKNSVDTFTERWNEAKRKIVLVGVNHPGDIPAKYLDMLGNDPSVIVFTETTSNLYHPGFFPGIDKIVAPVEKIGDELRKLQPDLLLTFGGMVVSKKIKVFLRKYSPEWHYHIDTKKAYDTFFCLTEHFRSAPARFFSEVAPGLKKVESDYCSYWKAAEKRRVRKHDSYVGKIPFSDLKVYAEVFRTIPGSQVVHFSNSATIRYSQLFTMRPGWKVYCNRGTSGIDGSTSTAVGASVAGKLATTLITGDLSFFYDSNALWNNYMREDFRIILINNGGGGIFRILPGHKNTPNFDTYFETVHNLTAKHLCEMYGIEYATANDEASLKEALTGFYTSSTRPRLLEVFTPRTVNDGVLIDYFRYLADDFSE, from the coding sequence ATGATATATCCGAAAATACCGCTTGCACAAGCGGTACTTCAATTGTGCAAGACAAAGAACATTACCGAAATTGTTATATCCCCGGGGTCGAGAAATGCCCCGCTTACTATCGGTTTTACCCATGATGATTTTTTTAATTGCTACAGTATAACAGACGAACGATGTGCCGCTTTCTTTGCATTGGGAATGGCACAGCAAAACCGGAAACCCACCGCTCTGGTGTGTACTTCCGGATCTGCATTACTGAATTACTATCCTGCGGTTTGTGAGGCATTTTACAGCGATATCCCTTTGGTGGTGATCTCTGCAGATCGCCCGGCCTATAAAATAGATATCGGGGACGGGCAGACCATAAGGCAACAAAATGTATTTGCCAATCATATTCTCTTTTCAGCCAACCTGAGGGAAAACGACCGGGAGTATAACGAAGAACAGGTACAGCGGGCCATACACACTGCAGTAGAAAAAAAAGGTCCCGTACACATCAATGTACCGTTTGAAGAGCCGCTTTATGAAGTTGTGGATATGCCCGGGACTCCGATAACACTTTGGGAACCCGAACCGGGCGATGAGAAGCAAGACAAAAATTCCGTTGATACATTTACAGAGCGGTGGAACGAGGCCAAACGGAAAATAGTGTTGGTAGGGGTGAACCATCCCGGAGATATTCCTGCAAAATACCTGGACATGCTGGGTAATGACCCTTCTGTGATCGTGTTTACCGAAACCACCTCGAACCTTTATCATCCCGGCTTCTTTCCGGGTATTGACAAGATTGTTGCCCCGGTGGAAAAGATCGGGGATGAACTCCGTAAATTACAGCCCGACCTGCTCCTTACGTTCGGAGGCATGGTAGTGTCAAAGAAAATAAAGGTTTTTTTAAGAAAATACAGCCCGGAATGGCACTATCATATCGACACCAAAAAGGCGTACGATACGTTTTTCTGTCTTACCGAACACTTCAGGTCCGCCCCGGCCCGTTTTTTTTCAGAAGTAGCTCCGGGCCTGAAAAAAGTGGAAAGCGATTATTGTTCGTATTGGAAAGCAGCCGAAAAACGAAGGGTAAGGAAACACGACAGCTATGTCGGGAAAATACCGTTTTCCGATTTGAAGGTATATGCCGAAGTGTTCCGGACCATCCCCGGGTCCCAGGTGGTCCATTTCAGTAACAGTGCTACGATAAGGTATTCGCAGTTGTTTACCATGCGCCCAGGGTGGAAGGTGTATTGTAACAGGGGAACCAGCGGCATAGACGGCAGTACGTCCACGGCCGTAGGTGCATCGGTGGCGGGCAAATTGGCCACGACACTTATTACGGGCGACCTGAGTTTCTTTTATGACAGCAATGCCCTGTGGAATAATTATATGCGGGAAGATTTCCGGATAATCCTTATCAATAACGGGGGAGGCGGTATTTTTCGCATATTGCCCGGCCACAAAAACACCCCCAATTTCGACACCTATTTCGAAACCGTACACAACCTGACGGCAAAACACCTGTGTGAAATGTACGGGATCGAATATGCAACTGCTAATGATGAAGCCTCGTTAAAAGAGGCTTTAACCGGGTTTTATACTTCTTCAACTCGTCCGCGGTTACTGGAAGTGTTTACCCCGAGAACAGTTAATGATGGGGTTTTAATCGATTATTTCAGGTATTTGGCCGATGATTTTTCTGAATAA
- a CDS encoding isochorismate synthase has protein sequence MTSEEDFFEHIRNQYGSALPFVAYRKPVTGRSPEADGNATVIKAILQRDDKLHQVADFSEKGFVFSPFDQNETAVLIPCGTGEKAPEVMISRFESKKDTSKENENLSEKETENADRDRHLQLVRKGIETIRKGKLEKVVLSRAEAVPVKHKDPVAVFRRLLERYEDAFCYLWFHPKIGLWMGATPETLLRIHDGVLYTMALAGTQKYTGQARVSWGEKEKQEQQVVTDSIVDSLKFKVKSLKISGAKTYRAGNLLHIRTDIQAMLISRYKTENIAPLLRSLHPTPAVCGFPKEEARLFIKENENYDRRFYSGFLGELNTNIAEEKKNDTGERDSELYVNLRCMQINGDTATLYVGGGITRDSDPEAEWEETISKSFTMKRILQ, from the coding sequence ATGACTTCTGAAGAAGATTTTTTTGAACACATACGAAACCAATATGGTTCCGCCCTGCCTTTTGTGGCCTACAGGAAACCTGTAACAGGAAGATCACCCGAGGCAGATGGTAATGCCACAGTCATAAAAGCCATCCTTCAGCGGGATGATAAATTACACCAGGTTGCTGATTTTTCGGAAAAAGGTTTTGTATTTTCTCCTTTTGACCAGAATGAAACGGCAGTTCTTATTCCCTGCGGAACGGGGGAGAAAGCTCCCGAAGTAATGATTTCACGGTTTGAAAGTAAAAAAGACACGTCAAAGGAGAACGAAAACCTTTCTGAAAAAGAAACAGAAAATGCTGACCGGGACAGGCACCTGCAACTTGTTCGTAAGGGGATAGAAACCATAAGAAAAGGAAAACTGGAAAAAGTGGTGCTTTCCAGGGCCGAAGCAGTTCCCGTAAAGCACAAAGACCCCGTAGCTGTTTTTCGAAGATTGCTGGAACGTTATGAAGATGCCTTTTGTTATTTGTGGTTTCATCCCAAAATAGGCCTGTGGATGGGGGCCACTCCGGAAACCCTGCTTCGTATTCACGATGGGGTTTTGTATACAATGGCCCTGGCCGGAACACAAAAATACACGGGACAGGCCAGAGTGTCCTGGGGAGAAAAGGAGAAACAGGAACAGCAGGTAGTTACGGATTCTATAGTAGACAGCCTGAAATTCAAGGTGAAAAGCCTTAAAATATCCGGGGCAAAAACGTACCGGGCAGGTAATCTGCTTCATATCAGGACAGATATACAAGCCATGCTGATCTCCCGATATAAAACCGAAAACATTGCCCCCCTGCTCAGAAGTCTGCATCCTACACCGGCGGTTTGCGGTTTCCCGAAAGAGGAAGCAAGGCTTTTTATCAAGGAAAACGAAAATTATGACAGGCGTTTTTATTCCGGTTTCCTCGGAGAACTGAATACGAATATTGCCGAAGAAAAGAAAAACGACACAGGTGAGAGGGATTCGGAGTTGTATGTGAACCTGCGATGCATGCAAATAAACGGTGATACTGCAACTCTGTATGTGGGCGGAGGCATTACAAGGGATTCCGATCCGGAGGCGGAATGGGAAGAAACCATCAGTAAATCTTTTACGATGAAAAGGATACTACAGTAA
- a CDS encoding M57 family metalloprotease, translating to MKTMKSFFILSLVGIGLLLTSCNNDPDDESMDTQQEVSDEVLNKIASLELNNKDVSLTDVTLPDGTVRTNYLVEGDILISAEQLASMELHGGVESEQYHTYNLVSSPKTINVIGYTGSSQGLSTKMQTALQQAVQNYNDLNLGLTFTLTFGTNYNPYDIVVYSPSGGAGGQAGFPSGGDPYKWVQIYSGLNNYTTTVNRHVIMHEIGHCIGMRHTDWFSRQSCGQNSNEGEGSVGAVHIPGTPTGYDANSVMLACFNTGSSGEWGYYDQVALDYLY from the coding sequence ATGAAAACAATGAAGTCTTTTTTCATCCTTTCCCTTGTAGGGATAGGATTGTTGTTAACCTCTTGTAACAATGACCCCGATGACGAGAGCATGGATACACAACAGGAAGTCAGTGATGAAGTCCTGAACAAGATCGCATCTTTGGAACTGAACAATAAAGATGTTTCCCTTACAGATGTAACGTTGCCCGACGGTACTGTTCGTACCAATTACCTTGTGGAAGGAGATATTCTTATTTCCGCGGAGCAATTAGCCTCAATGGAACTCCATGGTGGTGTGGAGAGCGAACAATACCACACGTATAACCTGGTGAGCTCTCCCAAAACCATTAATGTTATTGGGTATACAGGAAGCAGCCAGGGCCTTTCAACCAAAATGCAAACGGCGTTACAACAGGCCGTACAAAACTATAATGACCTTAATCTGGGCCTTACTTTTACCCTGACTTTCGGTACAAACTACAATCCTTACGACATCGTAGTGTACAGTCCCAGCGGAGGAGCCGGCGGGCAGGCAGGCTTTCCTTCCGGGGGAGATCCGTACAAATGGGTGCAGATCTATTCCGGGCTGAACAATTACACGACCACTGTAAACCGTCATGTTATTATGCATGAAATAGGGCATTGCATAGGTATGCGCCACACCGATTGGTTCAGCAGACAAAGCTGCGGACAAAACTCCAATGAAGGAGAAGGAAGTGTGGGAGCCGTACATATCCCCGGAACTCCTACCGGATATGATGCCAATTCTGTAATGCTGGCTTGTTTCAATACCGGGTCCAGCGGCGAATGGGGATATTATGACCAGGTAGCCCTGGATTACCTGTATTAG
- a CDS encoding mechanosensitive ion channel family protein codes for MQEGLVYELSRKFYHFLINGDVVSEKLAVQLNLLLNLIVVTIVVFLLDLVFKKVIIRAFAIFSTKTKTSFDDFLVQSNFPRYIAHIVPLVLIIAIIPVIFVDYPGWGNFCLKIVDIYMAVLAVWIIRSFLRSLKNYLRTKDAYKDKPLDSFIQVFLIFAWIIASVYLFTVLTGKSPIAILTALGAASAVILLIFKDSILGFVASIQVAANDMVRIGDWITVEKYGADGDVMEINLATVKVRNFDNTVTTIPTYALIADSFRNWRGMQDSGGRRIKRAVNIAVSSIRYLTEKEVEELKNIQLLESYLEHRQKDIAKYNEDNNIDKTILLNGRNQTNMGVFRKYIDTFVKNHPAINKDMTMMVRHLPPTAQGIPLEVYIFSSDKRWVNYEHIMADIFDHILAAVPYFDLEIYESPSSKDMKRLSQGAAK; via the coding sequence ATGCAAGAAGGACTTGTTTACGAGTTGAGTCGAAAGTTTTATCATTTTCTGATCAACGGAGATGTTGTTTCTGAAAAACTTGCCGTTCAATTAAACCTGCTGCTCAATCTCATTGTTGTTACCATTGTAGTATTCCTGCTGGATCTGGTTTTTAAAAAGGTGATCATTCGGGCATTTGCCATCTTTTCCACAAAGACAAAGACCTCCTTTGATGATTTCCTGGTGCAAAGTAACTTTCCGAGATACATAGCACACATAGTCCCCCTGGTTCTTATTATAGCCATTATCCCGGTGATCTTTGTGGATTATCCCGGTTGGGGAAATTTTTGTCTGAAGATCGTCGATATCTATATGGCGGTGCTCGCGGTGTGGATTATCCGGAGTTTTCTGCGTTCCCTCAAAAATTACCTGCGTACCAAGGACGCTTATAAAGACAAGCCCCTGGATAGTTTTATCCAGGTATTTCTGATTTTCGCCTGGATCATCGCCTCCGTATACCTCTTTACGGTTCTTACCGGAAAAAGCCCGATCGCTATCCTGACGGCATTGGGTGCTGCTTCTGCCGTGATCCTGCTTATTTTCAAGGATTCAATACTCGGTTTCGTGGCCAGTATACAGGTCGCCGCTAATGACATGGTACGGATCGGGGACTGGATAACCGTTGAAAAATACGGAGCAGACGGCGATGTCATGGAAATTAACCTCGCCACCGTAAAAGTGCGCAATTTTGACAACACCGTGACCACTATTCCTACCTACGCCCTTATAGCAGATTCTTTCCGGAACTGGAGAGGTATGCAGGACAGCGGGGGCAGGCGGATAAAAAGGGCCGTGAATATTGCTGTTAGCAGTATTCGTTACCTAACAGAAAAAGAAGTTGAAGAGCTGAAGAATATACAACTCCTGGAATCCTACCTGGAACACCGGCAAAAGGATATTGCCAAATACAATGAGGATAACAATATTGATAAAACCATCCTCTTGAACGGCAGGAACCAGACCAATATGGGAGTGTTCAGGAAATATATCGATACGTTCGTAAAAAACCATCCTGCAATCAACAAGGATATGACGATGATGGTTCGCCACCTTCCTCCTACTGCACAGGGCATTCCTCTAGAGGTTTATATTTTTTCCAGTGATAAGCGTTGGGTGAACTACGAGCATATCATGGCCGATATCTTCGACCACATCCTTGCAGCCGTTCCCTATTTTGACCTGGAGATTTATGAATCCCCGAGCAGCAAGGACATGAAAAGGCTCTCGCAGGGAGCAGCAAAGTAA
- a CDS encoding PaaI family thioesterase produces MKTDKKQILDRCNAMSKNTLMETLKIEYTDVGDDYLVAKMPVNEKVHQPDGVLHGGAMVALAESVGSTASYLFLNTEDFFVRGIEIAANHVRSIREGEVYARAGMLHQGRTTQLWQIRLTDAEDRLISVCKLTTIALPKKKQ; encoded by the coding sequence ATGAAAACAGACAAAAAACAAATCCTGGACAGGTGTAATGCCATGAGCAAAAATACGCTTATGGAAACCCTGAAAATTGAATATACGGATGTGGGCGATGATTATCTGGTGGCGAAGATGCCCGTAAACGAAAAGGTACACCAACCCGATGGCGTATTGCACGGCGGGGCAATGGTAGCCCTTGCAGAAAGTGTTGGCAGTACGGCTTCCTATCTGTTCCTGAATACGGAAGATTTCTTTGTGCGGGGCATTGAAATTGCCGCCAACCACGTCAGGAGTATAAGGGAAGGGGAAGTTTATGCCAGGGCCGGTATGCTTCACCAGGGACGAACCACCCAGCTGTGGCAAATCCGGTTGACAGATGCGGAAGACCGCCTCATTTCCGTATGTAAACTTACCACGATAGCACTGCCTAAAAAGAAACAGTAG
- a CDS encoding dipeptidase: protein MKIYSYTLLVILVLSVSCKTDKKKTTTDNTVPQDSLALVEKAREIHNNVITIDTHNDIDVENFTDSLNYTMDLKTQITLPKMEKGGLDVSWLVVYTGQDSLNADGYASAYENAMSKFNAIHRLCEEIAPDRIELARTSDDVRRIHDSGKLVVMIGVENAYPMGMDLSNIKKFHDLGARYMSLSHNGHSQFCDSNTGEKDSTWLHNGLSELGRQAVAEMNKQGIMIDLSHPSAESNKQTIRLSKAPVIASHSSARALCDHSRNLSDEELLMIKDNGGVVQTVAFSAYINSEKHEARTEAIRELNQQIADSLGLTWLSREDYYDLPPEKRETYRNNVYKKVNAISKEKIKKDTTLPEGVNVADFVDHIDYMVTLMGIDHVGISSDFDGGGGIQGWNDASETFNVTLELVKRGYTEEDIRKLWGGNLLRVLDEVQQTAGELQAGRHES from the coding sequence ATGAAGATTTACAGCTATACCCTTCTCGTTATTCTTGTACTGTCTGTAAGCTGCAAGACGGACAAAAAGAAAACAACAACAGATAACACTGTCCCGCAAGACTCCCTTGCCCTTGTGGAAAAAGCCCGTGAGATACACAACAATGTCATCACCATAGATACGCACAACGACATTGATGTGGAAAACTTTACCGACAGCCTCAACTATACAATGGACCTGAAAACCCAGATCACCCTGCCGAAAATGGAAAAGGGCGGACTCGACGTTTCCTGGCTTGTGGTTTATACCGGACAGGATTCTCTTAATGCCGACGGTTATGCCAGCGCGTATGAGAATGCCATGTCAAAATTCAATGCCATACACCGGTTGTGTGAAGAAATTGCCCCCGATCGTATTGAACTTGCACGCACTTCCGATGACGTGCGGAGGATTCACGACTCCGGAAAACTGGTAGTCATGATCGGGGTGGAAAATGCCTACCCCATGGGCATGGACCTGTCTAACATTAAAAAATTCCACGACCTGGGTGCGCGTTATATGTCGCTTTCCCATAACGGCCACAGCCAGTTCTGTGATTCCAATACGGGAGAAAAGGACAGTACCTGGCTCCACAACGGCCTCAGTGAACTGGGGCGGCAGGCCGTGGCCGAAATGAACAAACAGGGCATTATGATAGACCTCTCCCACCCTTCTGCCGAATCCAACAAGCAGACCATCCGCCTATCGAAGGCTCCCGTAATTGCATCTCATTCCTCGGCACGTGCCCTCTGTGACCACAGCAGGAACCTGAGCGATGAAGAACTATTGATGATAAAAGACAACGGCGGCGTGGTGCAGACCGTGGCTTTTTCTGCTTATATCAATTCAGAAAAGCACGAAGCCCGTACCGAAGCCATACGGGAACTCAACCAACAAATAGCCGATTCTCTCGGCCTTACCTGGCTGAGCAGGGAAGACTACTATGACCTGCCCCCGGAAAAAAGGGAAACATACCGCAACAATGTCTATAAAAAGGTAAATGCCATCAGCAAAGAAAAAATCAAAAAGGATACAACATTACCGGAAGGCGTGAATGTAGCCGATTTTGTCGATCATATCGACTATATGGTAACCCTTATGGGAATAGACCACGTGGGCATCAGTTCCGATTTTGACGGCGGAGGCGGCATTCAAGGCTGGAACGACGCTTCCGAAACCTTTAATGTTACCCTGGAACTCGTAAAACGCGGATATACGGAAGAAGATATCAGGAAGTTATGGGGCGGCAACCTGCTCCGTGTCCTGGACGAAGTGCAGCAAACAGCCGGGGAATTGCAGGCAGGCAGGCATGAAAGCTAA
- a CDS encoding S8 family serine peptidase — MVIRKPIFYLLFIISFNIYGQTTKWQHLVRKNPEGQYFLVKASRAKDLPKGHKLIRVLDREYVITRTSDPTVQRSERSKLWPANDLWKLSPNIDLSRKGKRTFVIKTTGEKCLDNIKEQGLLPLSKGSCGHFLIRGTANDLKKYLLPLDCVTYIGEESLTPVKESSIPELNLTVNNIAQLHREAPDLRGEHMVVSIKDDKYNTEDIDLLGKHITSESESSATSAHATDMATLATGLGNSSINGKGVAPKARISSSDFNSLYPDNNLNAVGASVQNHSYGTEIENFYGILAAEYDTFLYQNPTQVHLFSTGNSGNKTPENGPYSGIPGYANLTGNFKMAKNILTVGALDAQRSVPDFSSRGPAHDGRIKPDLVAFSAIGTSNANALVSGVVLLLQEHFGKTHHDSLPPSSLIKALLINGAEDLGAPGPDFHSGYGNLNALDSRDILNNGQFIVDKVAHGGTREYTLNIPENAKNIKITLNWTDRPAEPNSNIALVNDLDMTVSHNGNLYTPWVLDHTPEEQALNQPAERGTDHRNNTEQIFIPEVAGNELTLHVQGYAVSGEEQPFSMAYSWENKDVFHWINPVDGGNFPYDGISADFIRWKSTFSTSKGTLDVSYDAGNTWQSVATGVELDSSQYPWDPVEKEGHTALLRMTVGNKTFTSPPFIISYAPAPEISLKCNGTTEISWRKKTGATAYDIFSMKDNVMAFTERTTDTTYIANNNASYFAVATVYQDGTEGIRSQALNIAESDEQCYWQSIYATNEEQDGRIRLYFSLGSIYKAKRIEVFKIIPGGEEYLQSIEPVDRKEFEIIDNAPREGANTYRVKLTLENGTELYSETVSTIYLSETPFLLFPNPVMSDGINVYSKKFNEGDMLYFHLYSADGKFMLRKQLISDRDFISLTKLTNGVYYYKIEVNGKKIKSGGLILHRL, encoded by the coding sequence ATGGTCATACGAAAACCTATTTTTTACTTACTGTTTATAATTTCCTTCAATATTTACGGACAGACGACAAAATGGCAACATCTGGTCCGTAAAAACCCGGAAGGACAGTACTTTCTCGTCAAGGCCTCCAGAGCAAAAGACCTTCCGAAAGGTCATAAATTGATACGGGTACTGGACCGGGAATATGTCATAACCCGGACTTCGGATCCCACCGTACAACGCAGCGAAAGAAGTAAATTATGGCCTGCCAACGACCTGTGGAAGCTTTCCCCGAATATTGACCTGTCACGAAAAGGAAAGAGGACCTTTGTTATAAAAACTACCGGTGAAAAATGCCTGGATAATATAAAAGAGCAAGGTTTGCTCCCATTATCCAAAGGCAGTTGTGGACATTTTTTAATACGGGGCACCGCAAATGACCTGAAAAAATACCTTCTTCCGCTTGATTGTGTTACCTACATTGGTGAGGAGTCACTAACACCCGTAAAAGAAAGCAGCATCCCGGAACTCAACCTTACGGTGAATAATATAGCGCAACTACACCGGGAAGCCCCGGACCTGAGAGGAGAGCATATGGTGGTCTCCATAAAAGACGATAAGTATAATACAGAAGATATTGACCTGCTGGGCAAACACATCACCTCGGAAAGTGAAAGCAGTGCAACAAGCGCACATGCAACAGACATGGCTACACTGGCAACAGGCCTCGGAAACAGTTCGATAAACGGAAAGGGTGTCGCGCCGAAAGCCCGGATTTCTTCTTCCGATTTTAATTCCCTCTATCCTGATAATAACCTGAATGCCGTCGGCGCTTCGGTACAGAACCATTCTTACGGGACGGAAATAGAGAATTTTTACGGGATACTTGCTGCTGAATACGATACTTTTCTTTATCAAAATCCCACACAGGTTCATCTGTTCTCCACGGGGAATTCAGGCAACAAAACCCCGGAAAACGGACCGTATTCCGGTATTCCCGGCTATGCCAATCTTACCGGAAATTTCAAAATGGCAAAAAACATCCTTACTGTAGGGGCACTGGACGCCCAACGTTCGGTACCGGATTTTTCTTCGCGGGGCCCCGCCCATGACGGCCGTATCAAACCTGACCTGGTAGCCTTCAGCGCCATCGGCACATCCAATGCCAATGCCCTGGTTTCCGGTGTTGTTCTCTTATTACAGGAACACTTCGGGAAAACACATCACGATTCCCTGCCCCCTTCATCCCTGATAAAAGCACTTCTCATTAACGGAGCGGAAGATTTGGGCGCTCCGGGACCGGACTTTCATTCGGGATACGGCAATCTCAACGCCCTGGACAGCCGGGACATACTGAATAACGGACAATTCATTGTGGACAAAGTCGCTCATGGCGGTACCAGGGAATATACGCTGAACATACCGGAAAATGCAAAAAACATAAAAATCACCCTGAACTGGACAGACCGCCCTGCCGAGCCGAACTCGAACATAGCCCTGGTCAACGACCTGGACATGACCGTTAGCCATAACGGTAACCTATATACTCCCTGGGTATTGGATCACACCCCGGAAGAACAAGCCCTGAACCAACCAGCAGAACGCGGTACGGATCACCGTAACAATACGGAACAAATATTTATACCGGAAGTGGCGGGAAACGAACTTACCCTACACGTTCAAGGATATGCTGTTTCCGGTGAGGAGCAGCCGTTTTCAATGGCCTACTCCTGGGAAAATAAAGATGTTTTTCACTGGATCAACCCGGTTGACGGGGGGAACTTTCCATACGATGGAATTTCTGCTGATTTCATCCGTTGGAAAAGTACTTTCAGCACCTCCAAAGGAACGCTTGATGTAAGTTACGACGCCGGAAATACATGGCAATCCGTAGCCACAGGAGTTGAACTGGACAGCTCTCAGTATCCCTGGGACCCGGTGGAAAAAGAAGGCCATACGGCCCTGTTACGCATGACTGTCGGCAATAAAACCTTTACCTCCCCCCCTTTTATAATATCGTATGCGCCCGCTCCGGAAATAAGCCTGAAATGTAACGGGACCACAGAGATCTCCTGGCGGAAAAAGACAGGGGCCACGGCCTATGATATCTTTTCAATGAAAGACAATGTGATGGCTTTTACGGAACGTACCACAGATACCACTTATATAGCCAACAATAACGCTTCCTATTTTGCCGTGGCCACAGTGTATCAGGACGGGACAGAAGGCATAAGAAGTCAGGCGCTGAACATTGCAGAAAGTGACGAACAGTGTTACTGGCAATCGATATATGCCACAAATGAAGAACAGGACGGGCGCATCCGTCTCTATTTCTCTTTGGGAAGTATTTACAAGGCAAAACGTATAGAGGTGTTCAAGATCATCCCGGGCGGGGAAGAGTACCTGCAATCTATTGAACCGGTTGACCGGAAGGAATTCGAAATCATTGACAATGCTCCCCGGGAAGGTGCCAATACATACAGGGTAAAACTGACCCTGGAAAACGGTACGGAACTGTATTCCGAAACGGTGAGCACGATCTACCTTTCGGAAACCCCGTTTTTACTGTTCCCGAACCCTGTTATGTCAGATGGTATAAATGTTTACAGTAAAAAGTTCAACGAAGGTGATATGCTTTATTTTCACCTGTATTCCGCAGACGGGAAGTTCATGTTACGCAAGCAGCTCATTTCCGACCGGGATTTCATATCGCTAACAAAACTCACCAACGGTGTGTATTACTATAAAATTGAGGTAAACGGTAAAAAAATAAAATCCGGTGGGCTGATTCTCCACCGTCTGTGA
- a CDS encoding DUF2853 family protein: MSKRDELIAKYAADLKDKCGVKPDMDLLTKVTVGLGPSIYNADAETVSGSDPDELATVKNNFLIKKLGLKDSADLDKAIDSVIEKYGRSNRNKYRAVVYYLLVKHFKKEAVYK, from the coding sequence ATGAGCAAAAGAGACGAACTTATCGCCAAGTATGCCGCCGACCTGAAAGACAAATGCGGCGTGAAACCGGACATGGACCTTTTAACCAAGGTAACTGTAGGCCTTGGGCCTTCTATTTACAATGCGGATGCCGAAACCGTTTCAGGGAGTGATCCGGATGAACTCGCCACTGTAAAAAACAACTTTCTGATCAAAAAACTCGGACTGAAAGACAGTGCCGACCTCGACAAAGCGATAGATTCCGTTATAGAAAAATATGGCCGTTCCAACAGGAATAAATACAGGGCCGTGGTTTATTACCTTTTGGTGAAGCATTTCAAAAAGGAAGCGGTTTACAAGTAA